The stretch of DNA TGACACGATCATAACtaccaattttacttgtcttttttAGAGGAAAAAAGCGAAAATATATTTCTTGAACTAATTAACTCACAGAGGATTTAAAATTCAAACATTAGCCAAACATCAGGACCTTCACCACACCTCAGACAAAGAAGACAAGAAAAAACATCCCAGAAGCAAAGTAGCATTACTACTGAAACATTCGCCTCGCTTCAGACAAGGATGAAAAAGAACATATCCGAGCCAAAAAGTAACATTGCTACTGAAACTTAGAGCAAATCAAGGCTGGTATGGATTTAGCTTTGATGTACATATCCCTGTACTGATAAGAACAACCAAATTgttcatctttactttttgcaaggAAATAAGCGAGATGTTTCATTTCTTCAGAAGCTAGCTCCAAAAACATTTCAAATGCTAGCCGGCTCATGAAAGAATCCGAAATTCAGTCAAATCAAATATTAGCATCCCAAAGAAAGCAGAGTAGCACTGAAACCCTACCCTGGTTGAATCGCCAGTAGAAGCAAATAGCAGAGTAACTGACAAAAAACTACCAGTTTTGGGGTTGGCGTCCCACAGAACTACAACTATCAAAATTTTGaccgaaaactaccacttttttcgTAATTCGTCCCTAAAAACTACAACTTTCGGCTGATGACTGTTTTAGACGTTTTAAACACATTAATGACAAGCAGGACCCACCCATCAGGGCTGACGTGGCAGGAAAGTCAACGTCATTTATTTTGACCGTTATGACAAGTAGGGCCCAGACGTGAGCATCCACCTTATTCTTCGTcctcctcttctctctatgtggCATTTCAACAAACACTTAATGTGCATCGACCGTGGGCGAGGACTCTGCCAAGATGGAAATAAAATCATTTTTTTCTGGCACCAACTATTCTGCTGGAATTACATCCAGAAGCTTGTAAACTGCTTGGAAGTATTTACTTGCTGACATGCTATTGAAGTCTGACCTCTCTCATGCGTAGCTGTACAGCTAAAGAGATACTAGTAGAACAATGTTCAGTTGTTCACTTGACTGTTATATAAACAGCATTGGATTTGGATCAGAACTGCATTCTGTTTCCTTTTTACATCAACGCAGGCAGATACATGAGGGGATTGTCTTAGAAAACAGAGATGACCAGCATTCCCTTATCTCTAATCATGTTTAGATCAAAGTTAGTTTCATGGTGAGTGACATTATCTTCAGAAAATGAGTACCATGGCAAAACTGGCTACGGGACACACTCCAGCTGGCCTTCATCCATTCGCCAAAAACACGCCGCTGCATAACCCGGCCCTGGTTGAATCCTTAGCTATGCATTCAGTAGCAAATAGCAGCTGGAAGGCAGGTGCAATTCAGTTCAACTCACAGGAGCTTCTTCCCAACTCCCAGGTCATGCCTACTGATGGGATTCAACATTAGTTATTAGTCGGAACTATACTTCTAAATACTGAGGTGCAAATTCAATAACAACAAAAACACGCATAAAACGGGACATAAAAGAACataggcaaagaaatatatgattcAATGAAGGCGCATGGCAGAATGACGTTGCCAAAAATAAACGAGGCATCATTGAGATATTTACATAAACTTACAACTGTAACTTGAGAAGCACAACTTACAATAATTTGAAACAAAAACAGTAGTAGATATACAGAACACATCATTGTCAAATTTACTGAATATTCCCATAACAACACACTCATTAATATCGTAAAATAAAGAATACACACACTCAGACTATTAGCTGGTTAGAACTCAGAAGGGACTGGAGTCATCTGGAGCTATTCTTAAGTTTATTATACACAAtattgcaagaaaaacaaaatatacTAGTACTAAAATCTCGTGACAAAATAACCACACATCTTAAACTGATAGCCACAACATCCATAAATGTGTCTAGCAGCATGAACACAGTTGCGTGTAGCATCCAAGTAGGCTCATTTTCCGCAGAGCGGATACTTGTATATGATTTGCGGCATGAGTTCGCAATGGTTTGTAACATGTGCAAGGTTTTCGGATGTGCTTGCTTGTGTAAAAGAATGAAAGGATAATTTTCTAGAAGTTCTTTTTTCTGTCTTGTTTGTGTAACATCCAGAAGGCAGAAGCTTGCAAACTGCTTGGAAATATTTATTTTACCTGTTGCCACGTCAATGAAATCTGAATAACAAGATGTGGAAATTGCTGTGGAATGGTCTACCCACACGGCAAGTGAAAAGGCATAGACACTTGGAGGTCATTGAGCAGTGCCAAAGGTGTGGTTACGAAACAGAGGATAGCTTTCATGCGGTTGTGTCTTGCCCGATGGCAAGGGCTGTTGGGACACCATGAGCGAGGTCTGGAAGATCCTTACAAAGGAGTCTATACTAAATACTGGGCATGAATGGCTGTTTGATTTACTGGTCACACTCACGGATGTGGAGAGGATGAGGGTCCTTATGATTATATGGAGAAATTGGCAAGTCCGAAATGATATATTGCATGATAAGACGCCGTCTCCAGTTGAAGCGACACGAATTTTCTTGCAAAGTTATGTTTCATCCTTGCAACAAATCAAGTTAAATAATGGAAGAGATGTGGTGAAAGGAAAGGGGCCAGCTATAGTGGAGGATCCCACTGATAGGAATGTACGTTCCAAACATCCCAAAGAGCATAATCCATGGCCTCCACCTCCAGCGGGTTGGTTGGCTGTTACCACAGATGGATCTTTTGGAACATGTGATGATGGGGCTGGGGCGACAATGGTAGTAAGAGATAACAACGGTAGGCATGTGCTTTCAGCATGCTGGTATATCCCACACTGTGCAGATGCTTTTGAAGCAGAAATGATGGCAGTCAGGGAAGGAGTCAAAGTAGCACTGATGCATACCTCCTCATCGTTTATCATTCAAACTGACTGTGCTGCTGTTGTTAAGGTAATGAGGGAGACTGGGCAGAACAAGTCATACCTAGGCCAATTGATACAAGAGATTAAGGAGTTGTTGAGTGAAAGGGAGCATGTTTTCTTATGTATTGATCGTTTGCAGAATAGGGCTGCAGATCGGCTAGCTTATATGTCGAGAGCGGAGCATCGAACTGACTTGTGGTTGCAGGATGCCCCACAGGCTCTGAATAACTTGCTGGCTGCTGATTGTAATCCTATCATTGTTTAATAAAGCTCCTTTTCCACCGCAAAAAAAATGAAATCTGATTTCTCTCACGCGCAACTGTACAGCTAAAGAGATATTACCAAACATAGGATAACCTCCATTGttatataaaaacagcaatgtatcAAAAACTGCATTCGGTTTTCTTTCTACATCAGCACAAACAGCTTCATAAAGGCTTGTCTAATCAGTTTAAGATCCGAGGGTATTCTCATAGTGATTGATATTTTGTTCAGAAAATGAATACCATGGCAAACTGACTACAGGACGCACCTGGACACTCCACCTGACCATCACCCATTCGCCAAAACACGCCGCACAATTGAGCCGTGACGCGGCACTATAAAATCATAGTCATTTGATTTGCGCTGAAAATGGCGAAATACTATGCTCGGCTCCCTTACTAATTATCCAGGCCAAATGTCGGTTTTGCCCTTGGAGCTCCGGTGCCTCCTATAAGAAGAACCACAAAACTGACTAGCAGAGTCACCAGTCAGTCACCAACAGCAGTCCCCTCCTCCCTTCTCCTATTGATCCTTAAGAAGCATCGTTCATTGGTCCGAGAAAGAGATGGAGGTGAAGAAGAGAGCGGCAGCCATTGCCGCCCTGTGCATCATGCTCCTCCTCGTGCTGCCGTCCGGGCAGCGGCAGCAGGTGGCCGCCATGTCCGACTTCTGCAAGTGCTTCAACGACTTCTACCCCGGGTGCAAGAGCCCCGGCGTGCCGCGCTGGCTCTGCATCCCGTTCTGCGCCAACAAGTGCAGCCCCAACACCAACCAGGCCGGCGACGGTGTCGGCTCTGCCGCCGCCACGTGCAGGATGGCCTGCAAGATACACATCTGTGACTTTTCAGAGGCGCCAGCCGGTAAGACAGCAGACCACCTTGAGTCCTTGAtcgcattcttcttcttcttcttcttgatgagttGAATATGTTCTGAGGATTTCTGTTCTTGCGTTGCTATTTTGCAGATGCAGCTGACGCCGACGTCTGCGTGCAGAACTGCAACAAGATGAAGATATGGAGCCACAAGGCCCATAATTAGCTTCCAAGCTGCTCTAGAGGAGAAAAAGATTTTAAGAGCTAGCTTGTCAATCATTGGATCATATATAAACGATGTTGAACTGCTGTGATTGTGGCAGCAACCAATAAAATGAGTTTCTGTGTCTGTCATGTCATCTATACTACTAAATGTAGAGGCCTATCAATAGTAATTTTAATCGGTGTTAGTTTGATTTGGTCAACACCTGATTCGATCATGACTACCAAAAATTATTTGCCTTTTAAATTTGTAAGGAAGAAGTGAAAACAAACATTCTCAAGCTAACTCATAGACGAGCTAAAGTTCAAATGTTACCCAAGCCGTGGAAACCTTCGCCACACCTCAGAGAAACGAGGAAAAAACGTCCCACAAGCAAAGTAGTATTGCTACTGAAACTTAAAAGCAAAGGCAGTAATCGATGTTCAGAAGCAAATCAAGGCTAATATTGTTTTACCTATCCCTGTCCTGATAAGAACTAAATCATTTCTTCAGAAGCAACAGCAAGTGCGACGGTTTGGTTATGTATTTTCCGGCAGGAACAAGCGACCCATTTTATTTCTCATCAAAGAAGGCAGAGAAGCGCCGAAACCCATCCCTGTATATAAGCAGTAGCAAATAGCACCAGGGCTAAGGCAGGTGCAATTTGGTTCAGCTTACAGGAACTTCTTCCCAACTCCCAGGCCAGAGTACTGATGGGATTCATTCAGCATTCATTGGTCAGAACTAAGCTTCTAAATGCTGATACAGCATGGGCGCACACTAAAGTGCTAGCAAGATCAATTGACGGGTGAATTTACCAAAAATTTGACTAATTCCTACAAGTGCACTACATAGCTGACAGTGCATTCTACATAGAGGATCCATCTCCACGGCGAGCATACAAATGGAAGAAACTACACCCAACAGCTCTCTGCATCTCAGCCACTGGAATGTAACTTTAGATACCTGCAGAGCAAGCAATACCACCGGTCAAACATGCATAGTACCCAATAGCGGCCCATCTCAGCTGCACTTTATCAGCCCCTGTTCAGTATCTGAGCCTATTCCACTGAGAGCCCATGGTTTTCCTTTACAAATTGATTGGACGAGAAAAAAATGAAATAAACACTATTTCTCATTAAATAAAACAAATAAGAACAAATTTTATTTGCCAGGAAAGCGACACAGCAACTTTGAAAGAAGTGGTAAACAAGCAATTTGTAAAGTGGAATGAAGTGCAAGTGGTAAACAAGATTTGTGCATGCAGGAAGGATTCAAGATCAAGGATGTGTAGCTGGTTGCAAGAGGTTTGCACAGACTGCTTGAAACAGGAGCTAGCCAAGCACTTGCACTAACCAAGGGCCTGTTTGGTAATCCACCAGCTCCACGAAATATTCAGAATCTGCGGAGCACCTATTCCCCTGCTCTGTAAATTTGAACTGAAGCCCGCTCCGCTCCGAAGCGGAGTTGTGGAGCAGAGGGACTCCGAACAGGCACTAAACCTGCATCAGTAATCAATGAAACAGAGCATTTATCTGCCTTCCATAGCTGGGACTTCCAAATTCAGTGGAAACTGGAAAGCGTGGAATGCACTCATATATTTTGTCTTATCAAAATTTTTGTATTAATCGGGTGCTAATCATTCATTAGCAAGCTAACCATATACTATACCATAAGCATGGCAGCTATTAACAAAGGCACCAAAAACTAGAAAACACTTAGTTTACAATGATCACACGCTGAGCTCTGTAAGGCTGCCTCCACTTTTTTGGACATACTATCCACTTCACTCGATTGGGTGGAGGCCTGGGGAACTTAATTAGCTGCGAGGGCACGTCTACGAACTAACTCCTGTAATCAATCATCTCATGATTCAGGAAAAAACTCTGGGGACCTATGTACATAGAACATGTGAGATAACCAAGATTGTTATTCCTTTGACATAATATTATATGAAACCAATCGAATCAGTAGAATCATAGAGTCAAAACGAAAAATATCATTAGGAACATCGCATCATCATTAGTTGTATTTTGTAGTATACCAGAGTGACTAGAATGCATCTTAGTTGGGAGTCACTAAAAGCAACCGTGACTACTACTCTGCACCTTTTCCTTTCTACACTCTGGAAAGCAACACCTTTGTGGTTGTTAAATGCTCCTTCTACTGTTTTAATATTAATTCCTTTTAGAAGCAAAGATGCACTTGGGTGACCAAGTATGGCTGAAGTATAATTTATAGGTTACGACTATGCAATAAGAACCAAAAATAATGAAAATTGCATAAGGTAAACAACTAAAATAAAACGTGGTCAGTTCTGAGCAATTAGCTTGATTTCTATATATCAAGCGATACAAATAAAATCCTGTTGTGAACACCTATGGTTTTGCAAGGACCAATAGCATAGATGCAGGGCAAATGCCTATGAAAAAAGGTATAAGTGGTTCGCCAATAAATCTATAAATAAGTAAGAAGAACGGCTACACGCTTGATATACACAAAAATGATCAAAGTATTACATAACCTGCATTACAACTATTAAAGTCCTAGGCAGAAACAAAACAGAGGAAAAGTATAGTTAGAAGGGTATACTTAGGTTGTTTAACAGAGTAGTATGCGCATCATCAGTGGTTTGACACACATGATTAAATGGACATAGTCACATAATCATCTCACAACATTACGTGGTGAGCGACTTGACATGGGCTTGAGTATGAGTGTACCATATGTTGAACAGCAGTCATTTTCTTTGGTTCATTCTACCAGCTTTCCCCAAGTTGTGAGATTTTGTCGCCCATAAGGGTAGTACTAAGTTTGTCAGACATGTTAAAAAGAAAGGAAAAGTTGAACACCTCATAAACTCACCCAACAACCAATAGTAAAATAAAGTCTCTCAAGCAAACACAAATGGGTCGGGTGATTGTTGCCTCCTTTGTCGCTTGCGTCCTTCTGAAAGGAATGCCAAGTTGGTATAGAACTGGGAACCTGGCTTTTGGATAATGGAATCTGCAGGCCATTAGGGAGACCGTGTCCGATTAATTATTCAACAAACTAAGCCATCCCCGGCATGTACCCCACTGCTAGTGCTAGAGTAGCCTTTATAAGTTGAAGGATTGATGATTCACTTTGCAAGCTGCAAGGAACAAGAATACAACACCAGCATCGATCAGGTAGCAGGAGCAATGACAGGGTTTCCCTCTCCATGcggcgcttgcaagttccttcggaGGAAGTGCGTGAGTGGGTGTGTCTTCGCCCCACACTTCTGCCATGAGCAAGGGGCTGCACATTTTGGCGCCATCCATAAGGTCTTTGGTGCAAGCAATGTCTCAAAGCTCCTCACGGGCCTCCCGTCAATAGACCGCCGCGAGGCTGCAGCCACCATCTCCTACGAGGCACAGGCCAGGCTACATGATCCTGTATATGGTTGCGTCgcgcacatatttgctctgcagcaGCAGGTTAGTCAGTTCATTACTGTTGCACTCACACCGACTTCAACAACAATTCTATTGCTTTCTGAATTTTCGTTTGATGAACTGCTAATTGCATGGACAGTAATAACTCAAAACTGATGGCATGCAATGTTCTCTTAGGCTGTGAATCTGCAAGCACAGTTGGAGTCACTAAAGGCTCAGGCACCACAAGGGTACACAAATACTTGTTCCGTATCAAGCCCTGAAGAAGACAGTATTAAGGCCAAGGTTATGGCTTACCAGAAAGGGGAAGCTAGGATGCCACGGCCAGCAGAATTATGCCCCGCTGTAAAGAGTGAGAGCGAGAGCTACTTCGGAAATGACCTTATGACCTGTACTTCCATGCAATCTTCTCAGGATTACAACATTTCACATGTATACACGCCTGACTATACATGCCCGTTTAATGATGAGGGTATCCACAGTAGCACCATGCTTCCCGTTGATATCCAGGAATATCTGCAGGAGAATGGGAATTATGGCACTGAGGACCTCTAGTCAGTTGCCTTTGCATATATCAACTAGGTGT from Triticum dicoccoides isolate Atlit2015 ecotype Zavitan chromosome 6A, WEW_v2.0, whole genome shotgun sequence encodes:
- the LOC119315193 gene encoding uncharacterized protein LOC119315193; the protein is MEVKKRAAAIAALCIMLLLVLPSGQRQQVAAMSDFCKCFNDFYPGCKSPGVPRWLCIPFCANKCSPNTNQAGDGVGSAAATCRMACKIHICDFSEAPADAADADVCVQNCNKMKIWSHKAHN
- the LOC119319628 gene encoding LOB domain-containing protein 29-like — encoded protein: MIHFASCKEQEYNTSIDQVAGAMTGFPSPCGACKFLRRKCVSGCVFAPHFCHEQGAAHFGAIHKVFGASNVSKLLTGLPSIDRREAAATISYEAQARLHDPVYGCVAHIFALQQQAVNLQAQLESLKAQAPQGYTNTCSVSSPEEDSIKAKVMAYQKGEARMPRPAELCPAVKSESESYFGNDLMTCTSMQSSQDYNISHVYTPDYTCPFNDEGIHSSTMLPVDIQEYLQENGNYGTEDL